Genomic window (Syngnathus scovelli strain Florida chromosome 14, RoL_Ssco_1.2, whole genome shotgun sequence):
GGTTAACATGGCGCCCAAGCTCAAGATACAATCTCCCACTTTAGCAGGAGTGGGGGTTGAGGAAATGAGTTTTGTTGTCATCCACTGCTCGGCAGGCAATCACGTTGGCCGCCTCGCCTCTCTCCACCTCTGCCCTCGGACCAGCATGCCTTTAATCGGCATCAACGGCGCCTGTTCAACGCTGCTCGGCCTGCCCTGCCCATCTCGACATGACGCGCTGGTCATATCAGCTCAGTTCTgcttatgggaaaaaaaagggcGGATTATAGAAGGATGGGAAGGGAGGGGGATGCTCAGCGTGAAGGAAAGTGTCACCCTCCAAGGATAATTCAATCATGAGGCTAATATGCTAAGTGAGGCGTAAGTGCAACTATACGGTTGCTTGCTCTTCCGATATGTACACAATGTAGTGAGGGCTTCAAATCTGCCTGAAAGGTACATTATCGTGCCACCTCGATGGGAAATGGCATTGGTGAGCGTGTCTGACTCACCTAAACACTATCAGAAGCAATGACCTACATTTCCAGCCTAAATTCTAATAATATTTGTTCAGTTCAGTTTATTCTGTTCATTTCATTGCAATGAAGTGCCAGGTATGTTGAGGATAAACATACTGGTAATTACTGAACACAAAATACATGAAGTTTGTTATTTAGAAGTCCACTATACCGTTATGTGCAGTTATATTGCAATTTTGTGTAGTAGTTTTTGTAATTGTGATGAAGAGGTGGATTCAGGCTCAGGTGCTCCACTGATAAAGAATTCCAACAAAACCTCTTTAAGGTCACTGCTTAAACTCAcgtttgctttaaaaaaaaaaaaaaattaaatgtggaAATGGAAATTatgcagagagaaaaaaatacattcttGTGTCatactaaaaaatatatatataataaaaataataaaaaaaataatcattaaattAAATCAGCTCCTATGCACATTTATAGGTCGGTTAACATTCTTTTCTGTCATTATGCGGCGCTTcttgatgtttttttaaatgttagaaTGCAAAGAAAGATGCAGCAAAACACAAGACGTGATCTCCCTTACAGTCGTGCATGCATCGTCCCCCTAATCTGCAGTTCAACATGCAGATGTTGACACTGCCTGAGCCAATATTTACAGATAATGCCCATGTATCCTTTTACAAGCAGATCGATCAATATTTACTCATGGGTGAAATGCAAACTGTTACAATCCCACTATGTCAGCAGCAATAGCCGGATGATAGCAACACAAATAGGACAACTGCATTGTCGAGTACTTTAGCGCTTCACTTAAAAAGTATACAACACGACCTTATATTCATTATTCATTCTGGACCACACTTTCCCCTCTATAGGGATTATAAACAAACCACTTTCATATTCCAAGAAAGTAGAAACACATACTATTTTCTTGATTTATGCCCATCTaggaaaattattttcaaaattgttgCCATTTATGGATTTAAAAGCTTCAATCTCATATGACTAAGCTAACATTGACGCGATTGACCGTGCCAAGCTTAAAGAGTCTTAACCACAACACACTACTTATTTTGTGTAATAGATATCCTCAAGCTGTGCAAAATTATGTTACCCAGTCACATAGTCACCCTAAATACTATTGGGACTTGACCTTATGCCTCAGTGGCTTATCTTGAATCTATCAaaatgctgaggcaaaaactcaGACAGCTACTGCCTGGGAGGATGAGGTCATGCTGGAATTGTGCTTCATTGGGTATTTCCATCGGTGCAGCCGCAGAAGAATAACATGTGTGGTTAAGGGGGGGGTATGTGAAGTCTGACTGGAAGACAAGAAATTGAGAATGAATGAAGCATGCAAAATGTTTGCCACATAAGTGAGCAAATAAAGTAGAAATGAAGGTCCATTCATCAGCTGGATGCTCCCTACATTAGGCAGTCAAATAGAAAAACGCAGGCAGGCAATCCATACGCTTGGAGAGGGCCTGTTTTTCGTTCTGTCATGTTCAAATCACCCCAAGCATGAGTTGGACGAATGGGGGGGTAGATAAGAGAGGTATTGGATTTCCACGATGGTAGCGCTCAGAGCTGTGGTGAACGATTTTTCCCCCGCTGTACTATTTGCCCTGATTTCTatttctcgtttttttttccttgtagaTGTGCTTGCATAAATGTGCAGGTGATGGTGGAGCGGGATTAGTGTGGTCCTTCACTGATCTAATTTCAGACTCTCTGAAGCAGCAGTGTTTATTTTGTGCGTGATTCTTGTCAACTAGTGAGGTGAGGGTGGGAACTGGCGGAGATGAGGTAATCCTCTTTTCCGTGCCTGTCGATGCACGTGCGACCCAAAGATAATCCAACTATAATGAATTACAAAATGTCGTCGTTTGGAAAGCATTACGGTCTTAtttgttttttggtttgtttgtttttgggaCTATGTAATGCAGTGGCAAGAGCTTCAAGATTGCTCTTCTGTCAACGTCATTATGATGACCGTTTTGCCCTTTGAATATAATGAGACTCTCCCTCGTGAGGGACATGCAGAGGGTGGATGTTTATGAAAAGAGGCATTGGTTGGTCATCACCACCTTGTGATTTGTAAAAGCCTAAAGGCACTGACAAAAAACCAAATCACGTGTCTAAGAGCCACGCAAATACTGGACGTGACCAGACAGTCCAATATTTATTACTGAAGTTGACGCCTGCTGTTCTATCTTTGAAGTCACCTCTGGAGACATGGAGGGATTGTCAATAGAAAACACCGAGTGATGTAATATGCCGCGTTCAATGACACGGAATAACGCATGCATATTTCATACGTCATGCACAACAAAGTGCTTCAAATCTGAGGAATCTTTGGGACTGGCACGCAGCTGCTGCCTCGGAGAAGTCACTGCATTGTGCAAGTGCAGGCCCTGCAGTGTTTTACTAAAGCAGGTCACTCAAAACTTTGGACTCGCATGAAATTTGGGAGTAAAAAGTAGTTCATGTGCAGATTTAAGTTTGTATTTCACTCCATGCCCATTCCATGATTAATCAGTACCTGCAAAATAACTCAATTCTAAGACAAGGACGTGATATTGAGCACACTCAAGGGCATGTGATGAGACATTTATGGACTACCTTCAATATCCAAAGTACAGAGTTGCTGCTCAGAAAGAATGCAAACGGTTCTCATAAATAGTCAAGACAGATAAAGTCAATTTTAGCCATCTTGACTATTTACATTTCAGTCCCCAGATGAAACTCCCTGAGCTCATTCATGCTGACATCTATTTGAGTGTTTCTTCATCTTTTCCAAATGTCATATTAGTCATAGCAGTGCATCATGACTCTGAACTCATGGCGCATTGGTGTTGGACTAAAAGTTCAAAGATGAAAACCGTAAGACGTGACATATGCGTATATTACTTTAATGCCAGTGGGGAGTAAACATATTTTGACCGTCAATAACCTATTTGCAGAACATTAATGCGAAGCATTGAAATGCATTGAAGACATAATGATGAAATcacaaaaattacaaatatattttttaacgtACGCAGgccaaatgctaaaaaaaatgcttttttttttttttttttacttgaccaTGCGCAAGTCCCCATGGCATGATGGGAAAAATGCTATCTTTGTAGAATTTAGCATACAAGTATGTACTTGCAAGTACGTTCGAACGTACTCATTTAAATGTACTCACAAGTACGTTCATACCTATTTACcaatcaaaaatattttgaatctaCTGCACATTGACTGCTCTACTTTTCTGCAGAAATACATACAGTGTCAGGAAGTACAAAATCTACCAATCAGTGTGTCTTTGAGATTTTGGTGCATGTCTATGGGGACAAAAAGAGGCTTGTTCAAATTCCAAATGTGTTTGATGGGTTCAAGGTCAATCCATTCAAGTTCTTCCACAGCAAATCCATCTACAATAACTACTACGTCACAGACTTTTACTTTGGGATGCAGTCACGCTAGAACAAAAAAAAGTAGAATCCCCAAACTGTTCTCATAAATTCGTAAGCATACACCAAAATAGAGGATGAGAAGAATTGGGATTTAAATATAAAAGCTTGTCCTGACTTTGAAATGCACCTCTTGTGTAAGTGTTGAGAGGATGTAAAAACAACAAGAGTAGCAATATCAAAAAagggaaggaaagaaagaagaatCTGAACACTCAGATGTAGTGACAGCTGAAGGAGGAGAAGGATGAGCAAGCACagaggagggatggagggagctAACGGAGGAGAAGAATTAAACATGTTGAAAGAATGGAGCAGTCTGCAGCTTTACAAATCACCCACGTCGTGCTTTTCTGTCTCATTCAATGACACGATGTAGCCCACAATGTGCGTGAGACGTAACCTCTTTTTTCCGTCATTTTGAGCACTTTCTACTCGCGAGTAAACAAGCCTTTATTGAGAAGGGAATCTGAGGACAATTGCATCAAGGGGTTTCATGCATCATTCTGTCAGTGGACATATCGCCCCCGATTTTGTTTGTTGACAAAATAGACAAGTTTGTTCTGCCCTGCAGGGAGAAACGTGGATATTAGTGTGTGTCGAATCTGCTCTATTCGTTCTGATAAACAGTGATGATGTAATGGCAGCATTGTCCGAGTCTTGAGGTGGTTGTAAGATGCAATATGGACAAACACCTTTGAGTGAAGCAGTATGGTGGCCTCAATGGGTCATTGGGGTGGACTGATGGCTCAAAAAAGTCCACCAATAAGTGTGACTGTGcatgcacaataaaaaaaaaaaaaagtgtttatccAGTTTGCACAGTGCAGATCACATCTCATAAAAGATCCACTTTGCTTTCAGATGCATATTGAGCAATTTGACGCAGCCAAATGGTAGCAGTGCCGAGCGGCTCTCTCTCGAGTCTAATTTATTGATGCAGCAGGCTGCATATGCTTATGAAAGCTTTGATTTATATTTCTCAGCCTGGGcccatgagatacaacacaggtTCAAGCTCTTTTACAGTATCAGTGAGCAGCAACTTCACCATAACCCAACACGGGCACCTTTCAACCCAGTCAGGAGACTCATGGCGCTGTCCTAATTTGGACGGGCTGTTTTAATCCTTGAGTGCTGCCGGTTACGTTAAGCTGCTAATGCACACGTTTCCCTCCGAGGGCTGACGAATGATATGACAATAACGCCAGCGTTGGTGAGAGCAAGCGTGGCACACAATAACACCAACTCGTATGTTGTGTCATCCTGCATATGTGAAGCCTCGGGTACTTCTTAGCACTTGACCTAAACCCCATCCAAATTTTGAAGAGATGAACACAGATTTTGAGTAAGGTCCTTCCATTGACTTGGTGAAAAATCCACCTACAGAGAAGTCCATCTACGATTAACTATAAATTTCCTTCCATTTTTAGTTCTTGTAGCTGCTTCAATGAATACCTTCACCTAAAATAGTGTCATCATGGACTGATCCAAAACTAGCCTTTGCTCACCATCACTACTACATAATGGGACCATACACACAATATTACTCCATAGTGATCCATATTAGAAGGCACGACTCTGGAGAATGTGGAACCATTTTTGACAATAGAGATGATACAACGAGGGAGTGATATCTTCCAGGAGGAGTGAAGATGCAGCCCATCATAGATGAGAATCATCTCGCTCTTTTTCCCATCAACACATCCTGGCTGCTCTGCATTCTCACAGCCTCCTCCTCCCACCAAcggcacacatcaacattcaTCAATGCTATTAAGCTTCTTTTTCTAATTCAACCCATTATCAAGAAAGGGAACGGGAGGAATAAATCTTTGTTagcaaggaacaaaaaaaaaaaccttcttaCCTTGCTGTCCAGTGACGAGGAGAGCCACTCTCCTCCAGGAAGGGTTGAAAGCAAGAGTGAGCACATACACTGCTCGTGACACCActcatgcgcgcacacacatgcacccacACGAGGACATGAGAGGACTGGCTCTCAAGCCAGCCAGCACTGCAGGCTGCCGCTTGCCTGGGAAAGCCTGATGCGTTTCTCCCTCCAGGCACAAGCGCACACTGCCATCTCAAAGGCTCTTTGTCGGGACTGATTCATCCCCGGCTGAGTGCTGCTGCAGGTCTGTGCGCCGGATCCGGCTCCCGGGTACAAGGAGAGACTGAAAAACGGAGGACAAAAGCCATGTAGAGGACAGGTAGCATCCACTGGGAGAGAATACCTCGGCCCCATCCAGGTCCTTCCATCCCCACCCCCCTCTACTTCTCCAACTcacgctctctctctcacgccctccctccctctccctttTTATCACCTCCCTTCTCTGCCTCCTCCCACCCCGTCATTGGGCTGTCTTTGTAAAAGAATTGATGGCGTGTGTCTACGCGCATGGAACGCATTTTGTCTGGTATCCGGTGACTGTAAGGAGAGAAGACCTCCTGTACACCTGGTCGGGATACCTTTCATCCCTCTCCCCCACCCATGTTGTCTCCTTTACACGTCATCTGGGTGACATGAGAACATGAGGGTGATGCCTTCACCTACTGTGCTGCTGTTCAGTCAAATGCATTATCCATGGAATGACAGGGTCAAGGATGGCAGATGGCAGGAgaggtataaaaaaaaagggaggggtggGTGGTGTGTAATATTTCTGCAGAAGGTACAATTCTCACCCTTGCAACCTTTTTTATGGGATTCTAAAGAGGTCTTCCAAAGACCCGTCATCATTACTTAAGCGAAACATTCACTTCTCTTTCCACCACAATTATTTTCTGAATAATTTATGCAGACGCTAAGACGAGGCACAAAGCAGGAAAACGTATTAGGGTCAAGTCACACGCAGACAAGGCAAGCAGGATTTGGGGCATACATGTAAAAGATGACGATTGGATATGCTTGCACAGGCTATCCCGAAGAGGCTGAAATGATGATGTTCCTCTTGACACATCAAATAAATCCAAGCCAAAGAGGAGGAGCAATATGCATAATAATGATTATATTTGACATTCCAATTCACTCTTTTGCTGAAGCTGTCAGGATTACAGAATGGGTCAGAAAGTTCAACATACACAGATGAAATAGATATTTACAAGAAGGAGTACATTAAGAAATGTATATATCAAGAGTTGACACATTAAATTTACCTTTTGCTGTTATGTTGTGGAGGTCGGATGTTGTTTGTcatcataaaaatataaatgttaATACTGAGCCAAAGCTCAAGCTAAACAATTGAAGAAATATTACGTAATCAGGATTAGATTAAATTTAACCGATGGGGCAGCGTGGCACAATGGTAAGATTGATAATAGATATGAATAAACGAATACATTTGAAATTGTGAGTTACCTCTACCAaggaaaaagttattttctatTATGACTCATTTTGACTCATTTTCCTGGCAGGAAACGACACCCAACCCAAAAAAATGACACTAATAACATATTGTGAGAATCTCTGAGGCAAACCGACTGAGTATAGCTTCTTTCTGTGCTTTTATGAAATATGTATACGTGTGACTTCTAAATGTGAAAGTGAAGGGTGGGGGGCTGGGTTAAAAGCATGTGGCCTATACAACATGAATGTGCTTGTTTTTCAAAGTAGGAagccaagagaaaaaaaaaagctgcatgcTCTGTCTGCACAAATGTGGCCTACTTCTACCATTTTGCCACCCTGCAGTAGAAGAAGTCACTATGGATTTTCTGCTATCAGAGTTgttgcctgcctgcttgctttctttctttcatgggATGAGCTTTTAATAAATCCTGTCAAAAAGCGAGCCGTAGATTATAATGTGGTTATGCTGTGTTAGGACCGTGGCAGTGCATCATGTTTCCCATCATTTATCAGTGAATTTCAGCTGCTCTCAAAATTTAAAGTACCTAGACAGTTTGGCAACTCACCAGTTGAGAGGATCTTAGCTGGCAGAGTCATATTTCCTCTATGTGATTAAAGTCACTTTTCTCCAGTATTCCAGAGGAGAGCGGCCTGCCTCATTCACCACAGCGTGTGGCATAGATATTAATGCAGCTTCTGAAAAGTAAATATCTGATTTATGTAGTCCTCtatacataagaaaaaaaaaatcttgttttctgacatgttaaaGCCCAAGTAGCTAAATCTTAATTCGTGCATTTTCTAAATTATCAATTtgaaatgttatttaaaaaaaaaccatggaaattaaaatgtttttgaaatgcGATTCATCTATtaattgacaaaataatcaGCAGACTAATTGCTTATCAAAATTGATAGTTGCAGCCCTAAATGATTTCTTAATATATTCAACTGAATTATAACATTCATTTGGTCATCCCTAATGGTGAATTAATGAGACATAAAACATTTAGAGATGAAGAGTTTTATTGAGGGTGGTCGAGCACCCAACTTTTCATGAATTGGAAATGTTGTGAGACAACATAAAGAACAGAAACTATGACAGAACATTCTGCTATTTGACTAAGAAGTTATAGGAGCAGACCCAAGACACTTTGCCTAACAACAtacaatgcaaaaaacaaacggCCCCGGAtaaccagcaaaaaaaaaaaaaaaagctgtagtTATTGTTGTATAAAAAGTTTTTGGGGAAAttaatgaaaaaataatcattttgttaaaaaaacactttcaaatATTGACATATTCTCTCGCTGCCACAACCAATGCTTTAAAactgtcaatttaaaaacatTGTAAAGTGGATTTTTATTGTTCATCAGGGCAGCTGGCCACCTGCGAgttcttcttttttaaatacagcTCGGCATGCAGTTCCTCTAAGCTGAATTCGGTGGTGCCGCTGAAGAGTAGCTCTTTACAGTACATGCTCTTTTCCAGCTCTTTGCTCGATTCCCCTTCTTTCTGCTCCAGCAGCTTTTTCAGAGGAGTCTCGTTGTCTCTGCAGCTCTTGCGTGCTGACAAAATGTTGTTCACTGTGGGTATGATCTTGCACGGCGTCCTGAGCGAGAAGACGCACACCACAGAGAAAAATGAGGAACCTTACATGAATCACATACACAACAAATTATATAGTACATTGTCTATTTGCTTGAAAATGCAATCTTGCTCAACAAGAACTGGTACATGTTTTTGTTATAAATGTATGCATATATAAAATTTACAATTGTGTATTAGGGCATCAAGACAAATGCCAAACATGCCATTCCAAAGTAGGCCAGCACAATGTGGCTCGGATCCATTGACAAGCTTGGCAAGCAAAGTCGGTGAGATTGCAATCTGCAATTTCAACACTAGATGGCACTTCATCGCACACTAATATCATTTATTgagcaaaaatgttttattcatctCTGGCAGGGAACCAAATTGACCAAGCTACTGTATATTTTCAATCCATTTCAAATGCGTGTTCAATATTGATGACTCACATTTTTGGGGTCTCTGACTCATCAACAAATGGTTGGAAAGTGGGTCTTGGAGGAGGTGCAGCCATCAATGTGTGTCCAAATTTAGACTTCTGCCGCACCTTGGATGTAGAAAAATGGAGTGAAATGTAGGCAGAAATATATGAAACATATCAAAATGAACTATCATTTAAACCTACCTTCACATTGCACCATTTCTCCACtgctttttcattttcctttggCCTTGCAGGAGGAGGAGCCAGCCAAGGCTCGAATTTTGGTTCTGAAGGCGCAGCGCTTGCTTTAGTCTCATCAAAGATGACCAATTTACTGTTGCTGCTGTGACTGCTGCTTTCTTCGATGGGATCGGCACGCAAACTCAGGCCCCTTGAGACACCTACAGAGTACATCGACATATCAACTGTTCTCACAAAAGAATTTCTTGCCCTAAAAGTCTAAGCAGTGTATTTGAGTGAGAGTTCTTGATTTTTGTGCTTACTTTTAATCGCAGCTCCGGTTCTGACAATAGGCACGGCGGCCTTCTTCCCTCGTGTTTTGAGCTCGGCAAGAGAAACTCTCTCGGGTTCTTTGGACTCGTTGTCACTGTCACTATCATCGACTTTTTTCATCGCTTGTCGGGCCGCTCGAGCCTGCAGCATCCTGATAATGCAGAGCATTTGAAGGAGGTGGAAAAATTTTTATGGGGAAAAGGAACACACCTCGCAGACTTGAGATATGCCTGCTCAACTCACTGCACAATAAGCAGCACTTAAAATAGAGAACAATTCTACCCAAAAAAATGGTTCAGTGGTGGACACCTACTTGTGAAACTGCTGTAGCCTGTCAAGAGGCTGGGCAAACATTTTAAGTCCTTCTTGGAAGACCAAGTCAGCTTTAAGGAAGTCGCCACGGTTCTCATGCTCTTCAGCCCAGGCGATATAGAAGGACGCCCGGGTGGTCCCTATTCCCTGGGCTTTCATGTACCTGTAAATGTCCAAGCGCTCCAAGCAGTGCCCCGCCTAACAAACATACCCCCAATATTAGGTTCCAACATCCtgggaaaagaaaatatataaTCCCGACTCACATATTTTATCCAGAGGTCAACGTAGCGAGGATCGTTGTGATATTTCTTTTCGTCTGTGTATCTTGTCACGGCTTGCTCTAAGAGCGTGCTCAGGTTGCTCCCTTTTCCTCCCTGAGGAAACATTTGCTCTGACCATCTGATGTACCTGTCCATCACAGAACCACAAGAGCATAATTAAAAGTGCTCACATCGCAAATATACTCAATTAACTTACAAACTTACCGATCCCAAACATCGAGTGGATCGTCT
Coding sequences:
- the bub1bb gene encoding mitotic checkpoint serine/threonine-protein kinase BUB1 beta, translating into MKECCRTVRKYRPSSFLEQSKQEESRKYYPASYPVYGSSNEPSSNQTALLVQNTAVTKLSAALLSTTDILTHIRQFLIFIMAEGEDVDWELCKENIKPLRRGRNMSALLQALSQSKDGPSPAILQQRQAFEAELRLYNGDDPLDVWDRYIRWSEQMFPQGGKGSNLSTLLEQAVTRYTDEKKYHNDPRYVDLWIKYAGHCLERLDIYRYMKAQGIGTTRASFYIAWAEEHENRGDFLKADLVFQEGLKMFAQPLDRLQQFHKMLQARAARQAMKKVDDSDSDNESKEPERVSLAELKTRGKKAAVPIVRTGAAIKSVSRGLSLRADPIEESSSHSSNSKLVIFDETKASAAPSEPKFEPWLAPPPARPKENEKAVEKWCNVKVRQKSKFGHTLMAAPPPRPTFQPFVDESETPKMTPCKIIPTVNNILSARKSCRDNETPLKKLLEQKEGESSKELEKSMYCKELLFSGTTEFSLEELHAELYLKKKNSQVASCPDEQ